One region of Drosophila kikkawai strain 14028-0561.14 chromosome 2R, DkikHiC1v2, whole genome shotgun sequence genomic DNA includes:
- the LOC108070752 gene encoding uncharacterized protein isoform X2 encodes MAGHKEYPASEAFTIPLDNENENPEVPLNETLRQPPKRIQQMMQEAASSEPPTLEELEDKQQKAEQRRQELMQQKLETIQKNAQMLMRGHDSETATETGDGDAEAPKENPEE; translated from the exons ATGGCCGGCCACAAGGAGTACC CTGCCTCGGAGGCCTTCACCATACCCTTGGATAATGAGAACGAGAACCCGGAGGTGCCTCTTAATGAGACACTGCGACAGCCGCCGAAGAGGATCCAGCAGATGATGCAAGAGGCGGCCAGCTCGGAGCCACCCACCctcgaggagctggaggataAGCAGCAGAAGGCTGAGCAGCGACGCCAGGAGCTGATGCagcagaagctggagaccATACAGAAGAATGCCCAGATGCTGATGCGGGGTCATGATTCAGAAACTGCAACTGAAACAGGAGATGGAGATGCTGAGGCACCCAAAGAAAACCCCGAGGAGTAA
- the LOC108070752 gene encoding uncharacterized protein isoform X1: MLSLTKRLQQEITSASATRHRFYHLPSPTEKVKAKGNAQNGSLRRNALRLSGFHSMGCSSSKSTATVDDIKTKPVSAKSTKMAGHKEYPASEAFTIPLDNENENPEVPLNETLRQPPKRIQQMMQEAASSEPPTLEELEDKQQKAEQRRQELMQQKLETIQKNAQMLMRGHDSETATETGDGDAEAPKENPEE; encoded by the exons ATGTTGAGTCTAACCAAGCGACTGCAGCAGGAAATCACTTCAGCATCGGCAACTCGGCATCGTTTTTATCATCTCCCTTCACCGACGGAAAAGGTAAAGGCAAAAGGTAACGCCCAAAACGGAAGTCTTAGGCGTAATGCCTTGCGCCTGAGCGGTTTTCATAGCATGGGCTGTTCCAGTTCCAAGTCCACAGCCACCGTAGACGATATTAAAACCAAGCCAGTTTCAGCCAAGTCAACTAAGATGGCCGGCCACAAGGAGTACC CTGCCTCGGAGGCCTTCACCATACCCTTGGATAATGAGAACGAGAACCCGGAGGTGCCTCTTAATGAGACACTGCGACAGCCGCCGAAGAGGATCCAGCAGATGATGCAAGAGGCGGCCAGCTCGGAGCCACCCACCctcgaggagctggaggataAGCAGCAGAAGGCTGAGCAGCGACGCCAGGAGCTGATGCagcagaagctggagaccATACAGAAGAATGCCCAGATGCTGATGCGGGGTCATGATTCAGAAACTGCAACTGAAACAGGAGATGGAGATGCTGAGGCACCCAAAGAAAACCCCGAGGAGTAA
- the bs gene encoding serum response factor homolog: protein MDPTRGDSRYNLNYSMSSIGLSLSDPSDMYGNPAVAALGARPPSGGLLQSMGGGASGGGGVPSMQRPNPATGATAAQCQTLHSPQHASQQQQQQQQQQQQQQQHQQQQQQQQQQHRGLKRSGSDCYEDHHRSAGGLTLQGLDSVASSAGGVEDNVDGYNPLPNKKSPPANGKKTKGRVKIKMEYIDNKLRRYTTFSKRKTGIMKKAYELSTLTGTQVMLLVASETGHVYTFATRKLQPMITSEAGKQLIQTCLNSPDPPSVGGGDQRMSATGFEETELSYNIADEDSKDERSPTSSGNESDDSSDVEMPGEVSEVSASKLPASKAEATAVSAPATTATAATSATGASTSGSKPMPALNYQTENGPSTSTAAATAGGSAADSSKYVYPAASFANIPQKMLRQLIQTGHLQLHAEEDGNQYVTIPLSSTAANLIKSNKLSVANSGPSGSGSATATGTAAKSEPSAEKPLTIKQEYD, encoded by the exons ATGGATCCGACGCGGGGCGACTCGCGCTACAACCTGAACTACTCGATGAGTAGTATCGGGCTGAGCCTCTCCGATCCCTCGGACATGTACGGCAACCCGGCGGTGGCCGCCCTGGGCGCCCGCCCGCCCTCCGGCGGCCTCCTCCAGAGCATGGGCGGCGGCGcaagcggcggcggcggtgtaCCGTCCATGCAGCGGCCAAATCCCGCCACAGGAGCCACAGCCGCCCAGTGCCAGACCCTACACAGCCCCCAGCACGCctcccaacagcagcagcagcagcaacagcaacaacagcagcagcagcaacaccagcagcagcagcaacaacagcagcagcaacatcgcGGACTGAAGCGATCGGGAAGCGATTGCTACGAGGATCACCATCGATCCGCCGGCGGACTGACGCTCCAGGGACTCGACAGCGTCGCCAGCAGCGCCGGCGGCGTCGAGGACAACGTGGATGGCTACAACCCGCTGCCCAACAAGAAGTCACCGCCCGCCAACGGCAAGAAGACAAAGGGACGTGTCAAAATCAAAATGGAATACATCGACAACAAGCTGCGTCGCTACACGACCTTCTCCAAGCGCAAGACGGGCATCATGAAGAAG GCCTACGAGCTGTCCACGCTGACCGGAACGCAAGTGATGCTGCTGGTGGCCAGCGAAACAGGCCACGTGTACACATTTGCCACGCGCAAGCTGCAGCCGATGATCACCTCGGAGGCGGGCAAACAGCTCATCCAGACCTGCCTTAACTCGCCGGATCCGCCCAGCGTTGGTGGCGGCGATCAACGGATGTCGGCCACCGGCTTCGAGGAGACGGAGCTCAGCTATAACATCGCCGATGAGGACTCCAAA GATGAACGATCGCCGACCTCGTCGGGCAACGAGTCGGATGATTCCTCGGATGTGGAGATGCCGGGAGAGGTCTCGGAGGTGTCTGCCTCCAAGCTGCCAGCTAGCAAAGCCGAGGCTACAGCGGTCTCAGCGCCAGCCACCACAGCCACGGCAGCCACATCTGCGACGGGAGCCTCAACTTCGGGCTCCAAGCCGATGCCAGCATTGAACTATCAGACTGAGAACGGACCCTCGACGTCCACAGCGGCTGCGACAGCGGGTGGATCAGCGGCGGACAGCAGCAAGTACGTCTACCCGGCCGCCTCCTTTGCCAATATACCGCAGAAGATGCTGAGGCAACTGATACAGACAGGACACTTGCAGCTGCACGCCGAGGAGG ATGGCAATCAGTATGTGACCATACCCCTAAGCTCCACTGCAGCCAACCTGATCAAGAGCAATAAGCTATCGGTGGCCAATAGTGGACCCTCGGGCTCTGGATCAGCAACAGCTACAGGGACCGCTGCCAAGTCAGAACCAAGTGCCGAAAAACCTCTGACCATTAAACAGGAATACGATTAG